Part of the Streptomyces antimycoticus genome, GCGCCGCCATGACGTCGGATCGGACGGCCCACCGCGCGCTCGATCGCCGGTCCTCCGCCACCCCGGGGGTATGAGTACGGCAGCGGATACCGGCGGGTTGGCCGGTTCCGTAGCGTCCCTCGCATGGAGAACACCGAAACCGCTGCTGATGGTGCGGCTTCTGAGGGCGCGGCCGGACCGGACCGCTGTGGCGTCCCTCGTCGGCGCACCGCTGTCGGCTGGGCAGGGCTGGTCGTCCTCGCGGTGGGAGTGCTGCTCCTCGGAGTCTTCGTGACGCTGGTGGGGCCCCTCTTCGCCATCGCCTGCGATTCCTGCCCGGACGGTGTCCGGGGCCCGCAGCGCTTCGGCGATGCCTTGATAGCCATCACACGGTACGCGGTGCCGTTGGCGACGCTGGGGACGATCATGGGGATGTTCCACCCTCGAGGTGGCGCCCGCGTGGCCGGCCTCGGGCTGGGGGCACTGGTCGTGCTGCTGATCCTGATGGTGGCCCTCGGCCAGTCCACTGTCTGACGGTGGCCCTCCACCCCGGCAACGCCGTCACATGGCGCGCAGGCCCCGGTCGGTGAAGGCGATCAGCCACTCGAAGCTCTCGTCGATGTCGGTGCTCCACTGGAAGCCGCCCGCCGCCTGCAACGTGGCGAAGCCGTGGCAGAAACTGCGGAGCGTGCGCAGGGCGTGGTTCACGTCGGACTCCGCGATGCCGTAGCCGCGCAGGACCGCCCTGAACGCGTCGAGCAGCCGCTGACTCGCGATGGTCAGCGGGTCGTCCGGACCGGAGGGTTCCAGCCCGACCGTCGCGGCGTACCGGCCGGGATGCTCCAGGACGAAGGCGCGGAAGGCGCGCGCCGCGGCCGCCAGGGCGTCGCGGCCCGCGTACCCCTGGACCGCGCCGCCGACGGCGTCCGCGGCCTCGCTCAACGCCAGGGCCGCGATGCGCCGGTTGAGGTCCTCCTGGCCGCCCACATGCTTGTACAGGGAGGGGGTGCGCACGCCCACCCGCTCGGCCAGCAGACCCATCGTCAGATGGGCGAGGCCCACCTCGTCGGCGAGGGCGGCACCGGCCGCGACCACGGCCGTCGAGTCCAGGCCGGCCCTAGGCATGAGCGGCGTCCGAGCGGAAGAAGGCGAGCATCAGCGAAACCACCTGGTCGGGGAACTGGTCGTGCGGGTAGTGCCCGGCGCCCTCGATCATCTCAAGGCGGCCGAGGCCGGACGGCAGGGCATCGACGATCGCCGAGCCCTCGGCGTGCGGGTCGGCCCAGTCGGGGTCGAGTGTGCCCATCACGACCAGGACCGGGCAGCGGACGTTGCCGAGCTGCGCGCCGGCGTCGGTCGGGGCGCTGCGGCCCATGCCCTGCAGGGCCTTCATCCGGCCCGGCTCGCGCAGCAGGGAGTCGATGCGGTCGAGCCGCTCGGCCCAGTCGGCCGGCTTCACGCCGGGGGAGGCCACGTCGAGGTACGAGCGCCAGAGCGGCACACTGCCGAACACGCCCGTGCCGAGCAGCCGCAGCACGCCCTGCCGGAAGCGCTTGACCCGCAGGTCGCCGAGGCGGATGGACTGCTTGCGGGTGAACGGCGCCACCTCGACCACCGCGGTGACCAGCGAAGGCTCCCGCGCCGCGGCGATGGTGGCGGCGCCGCCGGAGATCGAGTGGCCGACGAGCAGGGCCGGGCCGCCCAGGTGGCGGATCACGGCCAGCAGGTCGCCGGCGATGGCGGTGCGGCTCCAGGCCGGCCAGCCGGCGCTGGACTCGCCGCAGCCGCGCAGATCGACCGCGGCGACCCGATAGCCCGCCGCCACCAGCGGCGGGATCACGGCACGGTATGCGGCGCGGCTGTCGCCCATACCGTGGGCGAGAACGATCAGCGGGCCGGAGCCCGCCACCTCATAAGCGATCGTGCCGCCGTCGACGGCAAGGTACTCGGTCATGACACCCCTCAGCTCTGGCTAACTGCGTTAGCTAAAAGCTAATGTTCTTAGCCGAGTCTGTCAATGACGAAGCCCCACGGCACGGCCGGGAGTGCGCGGTGCTCGCGGAGTTGCTCGCGGGGGCGGTGCGTGGGAGTCGTGAAGAATCCACGCGCGATTCCCGGGATTCGGTGACGGGAGCGGAAGACTTGGGGGGCTCACTCGGCGCTTCCGAACAGGTCGGGCGCCGACCCATGCGAGGGGAGACCGGTCAACGATGTTCAGTCTGGTACGGAGCAGAATACGGACGGCCGCGTTCGCGCTCACAGCGGTCGCGGCCCTCGCCTTAACCGGGACCGCCGCGACCGCCACGACCAGCGCGGCGGCGGCCCCCGCTCCCGCTCCCGCGAAACAGGGGCCGACCTCGGTGGCGTACGTCGAGGTGAACAACAACAGCATGCGGAACGTCGGCAAGTACACCCTCGCGGGCGGCGGCGGCAATGTCTTCGACGTCGCCGTGATCTTCGCGGCGAACATCAACTACGACACAGGCACGAAGGCGGCGTATCTGCACTTCAACGAGAACGTGCAGCGCGTCCTCGACAACGCCGCCACGGAGATACGGCCGTTGCAGCAAAAGGGCATCAAGGTCGTCCTCTCGGTGCTCGGCAACCATGAGGGCGCGGGCTTCGCCAACTTCCCCTCCCAGCAAGCGGCTTCGGCGTTCGCGAAACAACTGTCGGACACCGTGGCCAAGTACGGCCTCGACGGCATCGACTTCGACGACGAGTACGCCGATTACGGCAACAACGGCACAGGCCAGCCCAACGACAGCTCGTTCGTGCACCTGGTGACGGCGCTGCGCGCGAACATGCCGGACAAGATCATCAGCCTCTACAACATCGGGCCGGCCGCGTCGCGCCTGTCCTACGGCGGCGTCGACATCTCGTCCAAGTTCGACTACGCCTGGAACCCGTACTACGGCTCCTGGCAGGTTCCCGGCCTGGCACTGCCCAAGTCGAAGCTGTCGCCGGCGGCTGTCGAGATCGGCCGGACCTCGCAGAACACGGCCGCCGACCTCGCCCGCCGCACCGTCAGCGAGGGGTACGGCGTCTATCTGACGTACAACCTCGACGGCGCCAATCGCAGCGCCGATGTCTCCGCGTTCACCAGGGAGCTGTACGGCAGCGACGCCGTCTACACGCCGTAAGGCGACCGCACGCCCCGGCGCGCGGACGGCGATCCACCACCCGCGGCTCGTCGTAGAGGACGGTGCCGCGTAGCTGGTCGGTGGGGAACGGCGGGCGCGGGCCCGCCTCCGGATCCGACGGAGGCGGGCCTCGCAGTTCGCCGCGGGTCGCGAAGATCGCCTCGGAGACTCCGCCGCGGTCTCGCTGCCGCTCGAGCTTGGCTCCCCGGCGGTCCTCGACGGTGTCGACGATCATGAGGTCGTCGGCCAGGACGTATGCTCCGCCGTCGAAGCGGACGTGGCAGTTCGGGCTTGGGCACCGAGGTGGACGAGTCATGGCGTTGAGGACGACCGTCGGCGTTGCCGCACGAGCTCGGCGAGGCCCGTCACGCCCGGCGAGGCCCGTCACGCCACCATCATGAGCAGCATCGCGGACATGGTTCCGCCCATGCCGATATGAGCGGCCAGTGCGGCGTCCGGCGCCGTGCCGAGCCTGCGGCGGCGTCCGTGGCTTCCCCGCTCCACCGTCCGGGCCTTGTCCCACACCGAGACGGTCAGCGATGCCACGAAGACCACCACCGTGTCCGGCATGGCGAGCAGCCAACGTCCCCATGTGCGGCCTCGGCCGCCGTCGCGGGCGGCGGTGAGGTGTTTCCCGTTGGTCCCCCGGAGCCGGGACCGGACAGCCGCGCCGATGGACAACAGGAAGTACACCGCGAGCGCCGCGGCCACGTAACGCCAGAAGGAGCCCGAGGACGACGCGGCGGTGGCATCGGCCGCGGTGGTCATGCCCGGCGTGTTCATCCCGTGCATCCCTCCCATGTCCTGCATCCCTTCCATGCCTTCCATGCCTTCCATGCCTTCCATGCCTTGTGTCGAGTCCATCCCGGGCATGTTCTCCATGCCCGGCATCCCGGCCATGGATGAGCCGCCGAGCGCGAGTACCGGCCCGGAGGACGTGCTCGTCATGGCGAGGGTCATGATCATCATGCCTGCGCTGCCGACGATGAGGTGTACCCATTGGCGGCCGTGGCTCCAGCCGCTCGCGCGCGTGTGTTTGGCGGCCATCACCACACCGCCGAGTGCCAGGAGGGCGAATGCAATGGCCCACCCCATGCCGTAATCGGCGTACCAGGCCGCTGTCGCGGGCAGGGCCATGGCGGTCATGCACGCGCCCATGAGCACATCGCCTCCCGCGGCGAAGCGGGCGTCGCCCCTGGTAGTCACCATGCGGATCAGGCTGACGGCGGCCACCAGCGCGGCGACCGCCGCTACGGACCAGCTCAGAGTCTCCATCGTTGCCTTTCCTTGTCGTCTGGGTGTGGCCCCGGTGCGTCGTGCGGCATCGGCTACTGAGCCCCTGAGTACGTAGTAGATTAGGAGAGCGTTCATTCTTACCCCCACCGGGTATATTGGCGGGGTCGCCCACCGGGAGCAGGGACGGGAGCCATGACCACAGCCGGGGCTGGACGGGACCGTGCCCGTGGTGGCGCCGGACGCTGGGCGTGGGGCGCGGTCCTCGCACTGTTCGCCGCGTTCGCCGTGCTCCTCCACCACGAGACGAATGCGGCCGTCTCGCCCTCGGTGCGTGCCACCGACATGAGCGGGATGGCGCATATGGTCTATGCGCCCTCGGCGGCGATGCCGGGCCACGGGCGGATGCCGGCGCACAAGGGTGGGCATGACGACACCGCACGGGCTTTTGCCCCGGCCGCGCACGGTGACGATGGACCCTGTTCCGGCATGGGCGTACAGCACTGCTCGGCTGCCGGTATCGATGTCGTCAAACACCTGCCGCCGAGCGAGCCCTGGGTCGGCCGCGAGGGCGATGTGCACGCCATCCCGGCCGGTCGCCCCGTTCCCGGCACCGTGAGTCGGGCGCCGCCCGACCTTTCCGTGCTCTCTCGATTGCTTCTGTAGGCCGCCCCCACGGCAGCTTCGCGTCCGCGTATGCGATCAGCCGTGCCCGCGTGCGACCGAACACAAGGCATATCGAGAAGAGGAACACCGTCATCATGAACAGCATCAACCGCCGCTCTGTCCTGCTGGCCGGGCTCGGCGCCGCGGGCGCGGGCGCGCTCGCCGCCTGTGGCGGCTCCAGCGGCGACGCCGACCGCACCACCGCCCTGGTCAAGCCGTCCGACCCGGCCGTGGCCGCCGCGGAGAAGAAGCGCACCAGCACCGGCAAGGTGCACAAGCTGACCCTGACCGCCGCGCCCGCCATGCTGGAGCTCGGCGGCGGCGTCATGGCCAAGAGCTGGGCCTTCGACGGGCAGGCCCCTGGCAAGGAGCTGCGGGTGTCGGCCGGTGACACCGTGGCCGCCGAACTCTCCAATCAACTGCCGAACAAGACGGCCACGTCCATCCATTGGCACGGTCTGGCCCTGCGCAATGACATGGACGGCGTTCCCCCGGCCACGCAGACCGCGGTGCGGGCCGGATCCACCTTCACCTACCGCTTCATCGCCGACACCCCCGGCACCTACTTCTTCCACCCGCACGTCGGGGTCCAGCTCGACCGCGGGCTGTACGCGCCGCTGATCGTCGAGGATCCGAAGGAGCCGCTGTCCTACGACGACGAGTGGGTGGTCGTCCTGGACGACTGGGTCGACGGTGTCACCGGCACACCCGACGAGGTCTTCGCCGAGCTGCGGCACGGCATGGGCGGGATGGACATGGGTGGCCACGATATGAGTGGTATGGGCGGCATGGACATGAGCGGAGACGAGGGCGGGGCGAGCGCCTCACCGTCTTCTTCCGGCGACGGCATGTCGATGAAGTTCATGCTGATGGGCGCCGACAGCGAACTGCTCGGCGGTGACGCAGGCGACGTGAAGTACGCGTACCACCTGATCAACGGCCGTGTCCCGGCCGACCCGGATGTCTACACCGGCAAGCCCGGCAGGCGGGTCCGGCTACGGATCATCAACGCCGGTGGCGACACCGCCTACCGTGTCGCGCTCGGTGGCCACGGGATGACCATCACCCATACCGACGGCTTCCCCGTCGAGCACCAGCGGACTGATGCCCTGCTGATCGGCATGGGCGAGCGCTACGACGTGCTGGTCACGCTCGCGGATGGCGTCTTCCCGCTCGTCGCACTCGCCGAGGGGAAGAACGCCACCGGTCTGGCCCTGGTCCGTACCGGTTCGGGCCGGGCACCGAAAGCCACCGTCCGCCCCAAGGAACTGGACGGCACGATCGTGACGGCCTCGAAGCTCCGCGCGACGGACGACGTCGGGTTGTCGGCGAAGAAGGCGGACCGGACGCTCCGCGTGGAGCTGACCGGCGGCATGACGAAGTACAACTGGGCCATCAACGGCGAGGCGTTCGACATGCGCGATCCGACGGCCGCCCCGCTCATGGTCGAGGAAGGGCAACGGGTCCGGCTGGACTTCGTCAACCGCACGGGCATGTGGCACCCGATGCATCTGCACGGCCACACCTACCAACTCGGCAGCTCCGGGCCCCGCAAGGACACCGCGATCGTGCTGCCGAAGAAGAAGCTGTCCGTGGTCTTCGACGCCGACAACCCCGGCCAGTGGATGCTCCACTGCCACAACGCCTATCACGGCGAGGCCGGGATGATGGCGCTGGTGGCCTATCGAGCCTGATCGCCCCAGGGCTCCCGTCACCTGGTGGAGCCCCACCAGGTGACGGGAGCCTCGGGGTCTCACCGTGGCTCCGGTACACCCCCTGGGGGTTACTGTCGCTGTAGTTCTCGGCAGTGAGTCCTGGGCGTGCACTCCCGGCATCCCGCGGGCGAGCGCCGGTGCGACGCTGGGGGAGATGTTCAACGATGTGGTACGGCCCGCGCTGGGGCCCGACGCGTGGTTCGGAGTGCCGGATGAGGCCCTGGACCGTGTCGCCGACCTGGAGTACGCGGACCCCAACTGGCCACGGCAGCTCCACGCCGCACCGTGGCTCCGGAGTCGACCCCGCCGAGCGCGCGCCGGGCAGGGCATCCACGTGCCCCGGAAATGCCCCGGAACAGCTGGTCAGGGCTGGGATACCCGTGGGAGGAATCGGGACTGAGGTCGTGTTTCGACTCGCGGCCCAGATCGTGCGCCGACAGGGCGCCTGACGGGCATCTTCCCTGGCCAGGCGCCCTGTTGCGGTGCTCAGAAGAAGCCGAGCTTCTTCGGCGAGTACGACACCAGCAGGTTCTTCGTCTGCTGGTAGTGATCCAGCATCATCTTGTGGGTCTCGCGGCCGATCCCGGACTGCTTGTAACCGCCGAAGGCGGCATGCGCCGGGTAGGCGTGGTAGCAGTTGGTCCACACCCGGCCCGCCTGGATGGCGCGCCCGGCGCGGTACGCGGTGGTGCCGTCGCGGGTCCACACCCCCGCGCCCAGCCCGTAGAGCGTGTCGTTGGCGATGCCGATCGCGTCCTCGAAGTCGGTGAACCGCGCCACCGCGACCACCGGCCCGAAGATCTCCTCCTGGAAGACCCGCATATGGTTGCCGCCCTCGAAGATCGTGGGCTGGACGTAGTAGCCGCCCTCCAGCTCGCCGCCGAGTTCGGCGCGGCTGCCGCCGGTGAGGACGCGGGCGCCCTCCTGACGGCCGATGTCCAGATACGACAGGATCTTCTCGAGCTGGTCGTTGGACGCCTGGGCGCCGATCATGGTGTCGGTGTCCAGCGGATGGCCCTGCGCCACCTTCTCCGTACGGGCCACGGCCGCGTCCATGAACGCCTGGTAGTGGCCGCCTTGGACCAGGGCCCGCGAGGGACAGGTGCACACCTCGCCCTGGTTCAGGGCGAACATGGTGAACCCTTCCAGCGCCTTGTCCAGGAAGTCGTCATCGGCGGCCGAGACATCGTCGAAGAAGACGTTCGGGCTCTTGCCGCCGAGTTCCAGGGTGACCGGGATCAGGTTCTCGCTCGCGTACTGCATGATCAGCCGGCCGGTGGTGGTCTCCCCGGTGAAGGCGACCTTGGCCACCCGGGAGTTGGACGCCAGCGGTTTTCCGGCCTCCACGCCGAAGCCGTTGACGATGTTGACCACACCCGGGGGCAGCAGATCGGCCACCAGGCTCATCCACAGGTGGATCGAGGCGGGCGTCTGCTCGGCGGGCTTCAGCACCACCGCGTTGCCCGCGGCCAGCGCCGGGGCCAGCTTCCACGTGGCCATCAGGATGGGGAAGTTCCACGGGATGATCTGGGCGACCACGCCCAGCGGCTCGTGGAAGTGGTACGCGACCGTGTCGTGGTCGAGCTCGGAGAGGCTGCCCTCCTGGGCCCGGATCACCCCCGCGAAATAGCGGAAGTGGTCGATGGCCAGCGGGATATCGGCGGCCAGCGTCTCCCGCACCGGCTTGCCGTTCTCCCAGCTCTCCGCGACCGCGAGCACCTCCAGATTCTGTTCCATCCGGTCGGCGATCTTCAGCAGCACCGAGGCGCGCTCGGCGGGTGCCGTGCGGCCCCAGGCGGGCGCGGCCGCGTGGGCGGCGTCCAGGGCCCGCTCGACGTCCTCGGCGGTGCCCCGGGCGATCTCGGTGAACGGCTGCCCGTTCACGGGGGTCGGGTTCTCGAAATAGCGGCCCCGGGCCGGCGGGACGTACTCGCCGCCGATCCAGTGGTCATAGCGCGGCTGGTAGCTGACGACCGAGCCCTCGGAGCCGGGGTTTGCGAAACGCGTCATGGGGCGGCCTCCCGGGGTGTACGCGTGATGGTGTCCCGTTGTCGGACGCGTCGTGCGTGTGCGTCCCGGCCCCGCCCGCGCCGACACGGGCGGAGCCGACGGGGAGGCTAGCCGCGGCCACGTTGCGGGGACGTTGCGTCCCGGTGGCCGCTCCCTTGCCGTTCAGCGCCCTCTCCGGGGCCAGGGCCGCCTCCGTTGTGGGCGCTGCTTCCGTGGTGGGCGCCGTCTCCGTGCTGGGCCACGCCCGCCAGCCCGTACAGCTCCCGCAGCCGCCGTACCCGCGCCGCCGGAACCGCCCGGCCCGGCGCATGGGCCGGAAGCGCGGTCAGCAGCGCCTCCGCGACCTCCAGATCGTCCTCGCCCCACGGGGTCTGCGCCCAGCGCCGCAGCAGCTCCGGATCGCCGTGGGAGAGCACGGCGCGCCGCAGCCCGTCCTCCAGCACCCGCCGCATCCGGCACACCCCCGGCGCCTCCGACAGCGGCAGCAGCGGCCCCGTATACGCACGCAGCGCCGTATACGCGTCGCCGGAGGCCAACGCCTCGGCGGCGTCGGCCAGATCGGTGCTCACGGGCGCGCAGAGCCGGTACGGACGCGAGCCCAGCAGCGGGCCCACCAGGCGGCGCAGCCGCGACAGCTCGGCCCGCAGCGTCACCGGGGAGCGATCGTCGGCCCGGGGCCCGTACAGCTCCAGCGTCAGCCGGTCGCCGGACAGCCCCTCCGGATGACCCGCCAGCAGCACCATGATCTCGCTGTGCCGCCGCCCGAGCCGCAGCCGCCGTCCGTCGACGACCAGCAGCGCCTCGTCCCGGCCCAGCGCGGTCAGGGAGATCCGCGGTCCGCGCGCCCGCGGCTCCCCGGCGCCCAGCTGGGCCTCGGCGGCGCGGGCCGTTGCCTGGACCAGGGCCAGGCTGTGCGGTGCGGCCAGATGGTCCCCGCCGGTGATGTCCACCGCGCCCAGCAGCCGTCCGGTGTGCGGATCGTGGACGGGGGCGGCGGCGCAGGTCCACGGCTGCACACTGCGGTTGAAGTGCTCGGTGGCGAAGATCTGCACCGCGTGGTCGACGGTGAGCGCCGTCCCGGGCGCGTTGGTGCCCGCATGGCTCTCGTCCCAGCGGGCCCCGGCCACGAAGTTCATCCGCTCGGCCTGGTTCCGTACGCCCGCATGCCCCTCCACCCACAGCAGCCGGCCCTGTTCGTCGCAGACCGCGAGCAGATGGGCGCCGTCGTGGGCGAT contains:
- a CDS encoding TetR/AcrR family transcriptional regulator; the protein is MVAAGAALADEVGLAHLTMGLLAERVGVRTPSLYKHVGGQEDLNRRIAALALSEAADAVGGAVQGYAGRDALAAAARAFRAFVLEHPGRYAATVGLEPSGPDDPLTIASQRLLDAFRAVLRGYGIAESDVNHALRTLRSFCHGFATLQAAGGFQWSTDIDESFEWLIAFTDRGLRAM
- a CDS encoding alpha/beta fold hydrolase; the encoded protein is MTEYLAVDGGTIAYEVAGSGPLIVLAHGMGDSRAAYRAVIPPLVAAGYRVAAVDLRGCGESSAGWPAWSRTAIAGDLLAVIRHLGGPALLVGHSISGGAATIAAAREPSLVTAVVEVAPFTRKQSIRLGDLRVKRFRQGVLRLLGTGVFGSVPLWRSYLDVASPGVKPADWAERLDRIDSLLREPGRMKALQGMGRSAPTDAGAQLGNVRCPVLVVMGTLDPDWADPHAEGSAIVDALPSGLGRLEMIEGAGHYPHDQFPDQVVSLMLAFFRSDAAHA
- a CDS encoding endo-beta-N-acetylglucosaminidase H; this translates as MFSLVRSRIRTAAFALTAVAALALTGTAATATTSAAAAPAPAPAKQGPTSVAYVEVNNNSMRNVGKYTLAGGGGNVFDVAVIFAANINYDTGTKAAYLHFNENVQRVLDNAATEIRPLQQKGIKVVLSVLGNHEGAGFANFPSQQAASAFAKQLSDTVAKYGLDGIDFDDEYADYGNNGTGQPNDSSFVHLVTALRANMPDKIISLYNIGPAASRLSYGGVDISSKFDYAWNPYYGSWQVPGLALPKSKLSPAAVEIGRTSQNTAADLARRTVSEGYGVYLTYNLDGANRSADVSAFTRELYGSDAVYTP
- a CDS encoding DUF5134 domain-containing protein: MAAVSLIRMVTTRGDARFAAGGDVLMGACMTAMALPATAAWYADYGMGWAIAFALLALGGVVMAAKHTRASGWSHGRQWVHLIVGSAGMMIMTLAMTSTSSGPVLALGGSSMAGMPGMENMPGMDSTQGMEGMEGMEGMEGMQDMGGMHGMNTPGMTTAADATAASSSGSFWRYVAAALAVYFLLSIGAAVRSRLRGTNGKHLTAARDGGRGRTWGRWLLAMPDTVVVFVASLTVSVWDKARTVERGSHGRRRRLGTAPDAALAAHIGMGGTMSAMLLMMVA
- a CDS encoding multicopper oxidase family protein, with the protein product MNSINRRSVLLAGLGAAGAGALAACGGSSGDADRTTALVKPSDPAVAAAEKKRTSTGKVHKLTLTAAPAMLELGGGVMAKSWAFDGQAPGKELRVSAGDTVAAELSNQLPNKTATSIHWHGLALRNDMDGVPPATQTAVRAGSTFTYRFIADTPGTYFFHPHVGVQLDRGLYAPLIVEDPKEPLSYDDEWVVVLDDWVDGVTGTPDEVFAELRHGMGGMDMGGHDMSGMGGMDMSGDEGGASASPSSSGDGMSMKFMLMGADSELLGGDAGDVKYAYHLINGRVPADPDVYTGKPGRRVRLRIINAGGDTAYRVALGGHGMTITHTDGFPVEHQRTDALLIGMGERYDVLVTLADGVFPLVALAEGKNATGLALVRTGSGRAPKATVRPKELDGTIVTASKLRATDDVGLSAKKADRTLRVELTGGMTKYNWAINGEAFDMRDPTAAPLMVEEGQRVRLDFVNRTGMWHPMHLHGHTYQLGSSGPRKDTAIVLPKKKLSVVFDADNPGQWMLHCHNAYHGEAGMMALVAYRA
- the adh gene encoding aldehyde dehydrogenase, producing the protein MTRFANPGSEGSVVSYQPRYDHWIGGEYVPPARGRYFENPTPVNGQPFTEIARGTAEDVERALDAAHAAAPAWGRTAPAERASVLLKIADRMEQNLEVLAVAESWENGKPVRETLAADIPLAIDHFRYFAGVIRAQEGSLSELDHDTVAYHFHEPLGVVAQIIPWNFPILMATWKLAPALAAGNAVVLKPAEQTPASIHLWMSLVADLLPPGVVNIVNGFGVEAGKPLASNSRVAKVAFTGETTTGRLIMQYASENLIPVTLELGGKSPNVFFDDVSAADDDFLDKALEGFTMFALNQGEVCTCPSRALVQGGHYQAFMDAAVARTEKVAQGHPLDTDTMIGAQASNDQLEKILSYLDIGRQEGARVLTGGSRAELGGELEGGYYVQPTIFEGGNHMRVFQEEIFGPVVAVARFTDFEDAIGIANDTLYGLGAGVWTRDGTTAYRAGRAIQAGRVWTNCYHAYPAHAAFGGYKQSGIGRETHKMMLDHYQQTKNLLVSYSPKKLGFF
- a CDS encoding GAF domain-containing protein, which gives rise to MVNPWLAMASGTDPAERTRTVRRAHEAFLTEGALSSAVRPVVAESWRRSADARVAQERNAPIDLADDALDTYRADHPLARVMPLFRELLGTIAHDGAHLLAVCDEQGRLLWVEGHAGVRNQAERMNFVAGARWDESHAGTNAPGTALTVDHAVQIFATEHFNRSVQPWTCAAAPVHDPHTGRLLGAVDITGGDHLAAPHSLALVQATARAAEAQLGAGEPRARGPRISLTALGRDEALLVVDGRRLRLGRRHSEIMVLLAGHPEGLSGDRLTLELYGPRADDRSPVTLRAELSRLRRLVGPLLGSRPYRLCAPVSTDLADAAEALASGDAYTALRAYTGPLLPLSEAPGVCRMRRVLEDGLRRAVLSHGDPELLRRWAQTPWGEDDLEVAEALLTALPAHAPGRAVPAARVRRLRELYGLAGVAQHGDGAHHGSSAHNGGGPGPGEGAERQGSGHRDATSPQRGRG